The Theobroma cacao cultivar B97-61/B2 chromosome 1, Criollo_cocoa_genome_V2, whole genome shotgun sequence genome contains the following window.
ACATTTCCTCCTATTTTTTGCTGTTGTTTTAGCTGAAGACAGGAAATtagtgaagaagaagaagaaagagcaagAGAGTAGAGGGGTTTGATGGATTTGTTTACTTCAATTAATGTTTACTAAATGTGTAGGATCTCTCGAACGTACGTTTTGGTGTCTGCACGTTGCAATTGTGTTTTGTTTAATGTTATCAAAGTCATTGTATGAGCAAGTAATTAATGGGAGAAGGTGGGACTTGACAGAGAAAGCAATGGCAGTTGTCCAGTTAAATGTTTTtgtattcatatatttttgtcAACTTTAACTATTTTTACACATAATAGTTTCACTGCAGATCTCCAGCCTGAGTTCTTATATGATCTCAGCAAAAGCCACTGTTAAGATGAGTGTATCTGCACTGTGAGTGAATCAAGATCAAAGTTACCATTAAACCGAAGTAACAGCATTGAATATTGTGTTGAAAGCACCAAGGCAAGATCAACCTGGAAGGATATGGCGTGGGCCTCAAAATCTCATTGCATCTTATATCCTAATTACTAAATCAAGGGGATGAACTATGAAGCAAGAACTAAAGCTTCCCCTATAGCTCTTTGTGGGGGATTGTTTAATAAATTGTTCTCATGGGCCAATGCCCTGGCTCACAAATtcattttagaaattttacaGGGTTTGATCAGGGTCAAATTCATTAATGCCggcaatattattttatgtctgTACAAGTTTCCTTCTCTAGTTAACCATACGTATGTCCACTGGTTGGTCAGTTGGTCACTTGAGGGGCTCTTGTCATGTGCCTAATGCAGCAAATTAGGTTGACTTGAGGGCGCTAATCAATGCACCGTCGACGAATTATCTTCAATTTGTCAAAAAAGTCTTACCTGATTTTCGCCTGGCCAGTTTACTTTGTGTTCTGTGGTGGTTGGACCATGGTGCATGGACTCGGCGGGTCTTATGCCTAAGGGAAGCTGCAACAACCGACCATGCAAGATGACAATCTATCTCATATGGACACCAAAGCTTAGTTTCACCAGCTACAAAATCTAAGTGTGAAAAGCATACAAAATCTTTATAGATTGAACAAAAATTAGAGGATGATTCTGATGGCCACAACTGGATCTCTGACCACATGCTTACCTTGTCAGGGAAGTGTGAAGTACTaaatctttcatcacttttggCTCCCTTTAATATGAGTTTGTTGCTTCCGTTTTGGTAcctagtttttcttttttttttttaagaaaaaaaaaacagcaaCATCTTTTGGCTCAATCTTCACCTTGTAACCAATAATTGGATCCAGCTGTGTATTAGTATAATTTGCTTTTCCATGTCCTGCATTCATCACTGTTCTTTGGAAGTTCTCGCCACTTTTGGGCCCAAAGATGTGCCTCTAGCATTAAAGAAGGCAATGAAAGATGCGAAATTGAAGTCCAAAGATGGGTTTAAACAACCATAAGAAGGTAATCTTGTGATCATTCAAATTTGCTTCATAgtctaataaattttaattattccCACAAATAGAATTCTTGCACAGGCTGCTGCAGTTGTGTTTCAAGTGATCTAGGATCCAGTACCTTCTCGGGATTGATATGACCAGCTGCTAAGCAGAGGACTCACTGGTTTGCTATGAATTTGGGCAAGAGAGGAGTTTTCATTCTACCATGTAGGCTAGGAGTAGTTGCTGAAGTACATTCCTTTTAGggatattttaaagaaaaaaactgtAAAAGGAAGAAGCAGGATAAAGGAGAAGGAGAGATAAAACAACAAAGAAGGGAAGAAGGTCGGAAAAGGAGCTTAATTGACATCATATTGCATCGTTATTCAATCATACGTGGTACATAATTATAGGCCAAACAGAGCACCAACTTTGTCTTCTTAAGTAGACTTAGTATAAGTAGACTTGTTAAATTTTggtgttttaaagaaaaaataatattatctgAAGAACGAGACCAGTAGAGATAGACAGAAAAAATGGAGTCAGGTAGAAAGATGAAAAAACACACTGCTACAGACTTTTTTTCATATTCAACCTCTATAAGAGGTCAACCCAATTACAACGAGAGAGAGGGCATTAACATAAAACTGCCAAGAAACATGGACCAACAATAGAAGAGTGACATGGAGCCACTCTCCACTACTTGGCTGGTGTATCAGGTAACTGTCAACCTATGCATAACATAGAACATGGTTTCTTTTTCAGAGTCACTAACTAGTAACTaccaataaaattcaaaatacaaagcataaaataaaactaattagaCACCTCTTTCAACATATGATCTTCTTCCTTGCTTTAAAACACATTGGCGCGAACAGCCATTTCATGTGCAAACAGAACTCAATTCTTACAAGATTATGGCTACGGGGTGACGCCTGTGGCCACAATTGGACTTCTCACCACGTATTTACCATCATCATCCACCCAACtcaaataaccaaaaataactTCAATCTTCAACGATTTTGGAACCTCCAAGCTGAGCTTATAGCTTTGCTTCTCATATCTCTGCTTGAATATCAACTTCTCAGGCTTCACCATCACCTTTATACCATCCATGCCTGCCAGCTTTGCCGTATAAGCCATCCCTCCCTTGCCTACATTTGTTACAGtcctttgaaattctttcacaactttttgatttgaagttgaatGCTCATCAGTAAATAAAGCTATAAAAGATGGGTAGTTAAGATCCAAGGACTGACTCATGCAGTTGTGACTTGAGTTTGTAAAGATTCGAATTTGTTTTGATGTGTAGTTCATTGCACAGAGAAGCTTTATGTAGTCTTGAGGTGCTGCATCATACACAAGCCCGGGATCAAAAACCTTTGTGGGATTGATGTGGCCGGCTCCAGTGTCTAGAGGAGTAGCGGGAAGGTCATAACTTGAAGGATCTTTGATGGGGCTTAAAGTGTTGTCTAATAAATTGGCAGTGGTTATAATGGCAGAACGAATGGCTGCAGGGCTCCAATCAGGGTGTGCTCTCTTTATAAGTGCTGCCACGCCTGCCACATGTGGAGTAGCCATGGACGTGCCTGAATCAAGATTGAAATTGCTAAACAATGGATGTGATCGGACAGAAGTAACTTCCCTAATCGGAGACCATGACGCCAACACTGCGGCGCCAGGAGCCAAAATGTCTGGCTTTACAACACTGGGGCATCTTAAATATGGCCCTCTGGAGCTATAAACATCTACCCTTGGTGCTGGCTTTGTACCAATAGTTGTTTTCTGAAATTGAAGCCTTCCCCTAGGATTAATGTTCTGCTTTATGTAGTCTATCAAAGTTTGGCCATCGTGAAGGCCAACAAATGCTGCTGGAAATGAGCTTCTGGTGTAAAGCTCAGATAAAGAAGAataattggaaatgaaaaCGGCTGCAGAAACCCTTGCAGACCCAGCATTTTCAACTTGATTGCTTATACTTAGATGGTCCTTGCAAACAATGATgttctttcttaatttctttagTTCCTCGACACTTTCACATTTATCCGGGAGAACCAGGGGTTTTTGGTTTAGAGAATAATTACCTGGATACAAGGTTTGAAAGGTGATTTGAACTCCATTTCCCAAAGTCAAAATTCCATAAAATTTACGATCTATAGAGCCAGCGCCCACAGTTAACAACCATGGTGCTCCATTGCTTATAGTCCAAAACAAAGGCCCATCATTTCCAGCTGATGCTAGTACAAGTACACCCTTCTCCATGGCTGC
Protein-coding sequences here:
- the LOC18611148 gene encoding subtilisin-like protease SBT1.9; the protein is MRNQIIKHATLFVFLLLEVRKRRKSLLFKAKAKDQVQRQSLTLTMSILKVISTLVLAVSFLSFILAKPDSYIIYMDSSAMPKAFSSYHSWYLSMLSSISDTSDTESGSAATSKLLYTYSNSINGFSAILTLSELEALKNSFGYISSTRDVPLKAHTTHTPQFLGLSSTLGAWTAPNMGEDVIIGILDSGIWPESESYSDEGMTNVPPRWKGKCESGTQFNSSLCNKKLIGARFYNKGLLANHPKLKITMNSPRDNDGHGTHTSSTAAGNYVKGASYFGYASGTARGMAPRAHIAMYKVIWRYGIYASDVLAAMDQAIDDGVDILSLSLGFNVEEQFLEDDPIAVASFAAMEKGVLVLASAGNDGPLFWTISNGAPWLLTVGAGSIDRKFYGILTLGNGVQITFQTLYPGNYSLNQKPLVLPDKCESVEELKKLRKNIIVCKDHLSISNQVENAGSARVSAAVFISNYSSLSELYTRSSFPAAFVGLHDGQTLIDYIKQNINPRGRLQFQKTTIGTKPAPRVDVYSSRGPYLRCPSVVKPDILAPGAAVLASWSPIREVTSVRSHPLFSNFNLDSGTSMATPHVAGVAALIKRAHPDWSPAAIRSAIITTANLLDNTLSPIKDPSSYDLPATPLDTGAGHINPTKVFDPGLVYDAAPQDYIKLLCAMNYTSKQIRIFTNSSHNCMSQSLDLNYPSFIALFTDEHSTSNQKVVKEFQRTVTNVGKGGMAYTAKLAGMDGIKVMVKPEKLIFKQRYEKQSYKLSLEVPKSLKIEVIFGYLSWVDDDGKYVVRSPIVATGVTP